A single Geoanaerobacter pelophilus DNA region contains:
- a CDS encoding F0F1 ATP synthase subunit B family protein, producing MIELNLSFVFQVINFLLLLLILNIFLFKPIRKVLADRESELTGAREKAAAVDRDVAEKMASYESRLKEIKGKGFEEREALKKEAVAEEAKLLDAARAEAGTTLATIKQKVAKEAADARVALQEQAKVLSLEICEKVLGRSL from the coding sequence GTGATAGAACTTAACCTGTCGTTTGTGTTTCAGGTTATCAACTTCCTCCTCCTCCTCCTGATTCTCAACATCTTTCTGTTCAAGCCGATTCGCAAGGTGCTTGCCGATCGCGAATCCGAACTTACCGGGGCACGCGAAAAGGCCGCTGCGGTTGACAGGGATGTAGCTGAGAAGATGGCTTCCTATGAGTCGCGCCTGAAAGAGATCAAGGGCAAAGGGTTCGAGGAGCGAGAGGCATTGAAGAAAGAAGCCGTCGCTGAAGAGGCCAAGCTGCTTGACGCTGCCCGTGCCGAGGCTGGCACCACACTCGCAACGATCAAACAGAAAGTTGCAAAGGAAGCAGCAGATGCACGCGTTGCTCTCCAGGAACAGGCAAAGGTTCTGTCGCTTGAGATCTGTGAGAAGGTTCTTGGGAGGAGTCTGTAG
- a CDS encoding Tll0287-like domain-containing protein, translating to MLRNLSLGTRLNLLLILIFAALITFNAVDDYYRQHALIRQDAVDTSRMMARQIIETRSYLSSVLTDEPRTNQNLIPQVASTRIAASISKGTKYTLRQTSLRYRNPENRPDPYEAEILKKFNNNKATEHVEVTKVNGRELLRYLVPMVADQSCLECHGTYESAPDYVQKRFPKGHYSYNYQVGEVIGAISVSIPMADLYVTIGKNLQNDLLYSGAIVFLIVVLAGALFSRFIVKPVAQLSATLSTVAQTGAFDTQLPAHGDDEISRLIITYNSMIKELDSKSIQRKESDERYRNMIEMARSAIITFLKNGKIVIVNRSAERLFAMQRSDLIGMDFFDFLSNGNALRQDLDQSFTEEPAWEGLTVTREIRDIRGHKKNVDLAISASQGDGNPIFTAIIRETDHD from the coding sequence ATGCTCCGGAACCTGAGCCTCGGCACCCGGCTAAATCTGCTGCTGATTCTGATCTTTGCGGCCCTGATCACCTTCAATGCCGTTGATGACTACTATCGTCAGCACGCCCTGATACGCCAGGACGCCGTTGACACTTCGCGCATGATGGCTCGGCAGATCATTGAAACCCGTTCGTACCTTTCATCTGTCTTGACTGACGAGCCCCGCACCAACCAAAACCTTATTCCGCAGGTTGCCTCAACCCGCATCGCTGCCTCCATCAGCAAAGGGACCAAGTACACGCTGCGTCAGACGTCGTTGCGCTACCGCAACCCCGAAAACAGGCCAGACCCTTACGAAGCTGAAATACTGAAAAAATTCAACAATAACAAAGCTACCGAGCATGTTGAAGTAACCAAGGTCAATGGTCGGGAACTGCTCCGTTACCTGGTCCCGATGGTTGCCGATCAATCCTGCCTTGAATGCCACGGCACCTATGAGTCGGCCCCGGACTATGTACAGAAACGATTCCCCAAAGGCCACTATTCTTACAATTACCAGGTTGGTGAAGTGATCGGGGCGATCTCGGTCTCCATACCCATGGCTGATCTCTATGTCACAATCGGCAAGAACCTGCAGAACGATCTCCTTTATAGCGGGGCGATCGTATTCCTGATAGTGGTGCTTGCCGGAGCCCTGTTCAGTCGGTTTATCGTCAAACCGGTGGCACAGCTTTCCGCAACCCTGTCCACAGTGGCGCAGACCGGCGCCTTCGACACGCAGCTCCCGGCCCACGGTGACGATGAAATATCCAGACTGATCATAACCTATAACTCCATGATCAAGGAGCTGGACAGCAAAAGCATTCAACGGAAAGAATCTGACGAGCGCTATCGCAACATGATCGAGATGGCGCGTTCCGCCATCATCACCTTTCTTAAAAACGGCAAAATCGTAATTGTAAACCGGTCTGCTGAACGCCTTTTCGCAATGCAGCGCAGCGACCTGATCGGCATGGATTTCTTCGATTTTCTCAGCAACGGCAATGCCCTCAGGCAGGATCTTGACCAGTCATTCACCGAAGAGCCGGCTTGGGAGGGATTGACCGTAACCAGAGAAATTAGGGATATCCGTGGCCACAAAAAAAATGTCGACCTCGCGATTTCTGCTTCGCAGGGCGACGGCAATCCGATATTCACTGCAATTATCCGGGAAACCGATCACGATTAA
- a CDS encoding ParA family protein: protein MATVICIANQKGGVGKTTTAVNLAASLAAAEKRTLLVDIDPQGNAGSGVGIDKSLLTESIYDVLINDVDPASVIVKTELPALHILPSTPDLAGAELELVSSSGREHKLKNALATMADAYDYMLIDCPPSLNLLTVNALTAADSVLVPIQCEFYAMEGLSQILNTIRLIQKGLNSRLSVAGILLTMFDARNNLSRQVSEEIRTHFPRETFETVIPRNVRLSEAPSHGKPIILYDITSRGATSYLDLARELILRDRGANG, encoded by the coding sequence ATGGCTACTGTAATCTGCATTGCCAATCAGAAGGGTGGGGTTGGAAAGACCACTACCGCTGTGAATCTCGCTGCTTCCCTTGCCGCAGCTGAGAAGCGGACACTGCTTGTGGACATCGATCCTCAGGGCAATGCGGGCAGTGGCGTCGGTATCGACAAGTCATTACTGACCGAATCGATCTACGACGTCCTGATCAATGATGTCGATCCGGCCAGCGTTATTGTGAAGACGGAATTGCCGGCTTTGCATATCCTCCCGTCTACTCCGGACCTTGCCGGCGCCGAGCTGGAACTGGTATCGTCCTCAGGGCGCGAGCACAAGCTCAAGAATGCCCTGGCTACTATGGCAGATGCTTATGATTATATGCTGATAGACTGCCCTCCGTCGCTCAATCTCCTCACGGTAAATGCCCTGACTGCCGCCGACTCCGTTCTTGTGCCGATTCAGTGCGAGTTTTACGCCATGGAAGGGCTTTCCCAGATCCTGAACACCATCAGGCTGATCCAGAAAGGTTTGAACTCCAGGCTGTCAGTTGCTGGAATTCTGCTGACCATGTTTGATGCCCGGAATAATCTTTCGCGTCAGGTGAGCGAAGAGATTCGCACGCATTTTCCCCGGGAGACTTTTGAAACGGTCATTCCTCGCAATGTACGGTTATCCGAGGCGCCGAGCCATGGAAAGCCGATAATTCTCTATGATATCACTTCCCGAGGCGCCACAAGTTATCTTGACTTGGCGCGCGAATTGATTCTGAGGGACAGGGGGGCAAATGGTTAA
- a CDS encoding InlB B-repeat-containing protein, translating into MLNKFILKALTAVLTLCAVSLIFSAISFAGTTTYVYDEMDRLSEVRLGNGNAIAYEYDKTGNLRAKKPTGPNVVTITSSASAGGNIYPLGPVPMFIGSRTEFTIVPAAGNRIGDILVDNIRIDDNIIIDNTVYGVTLYPFVSVTGNREIHVNFVPNAPFTITATSGANGTITPGTKTLYYGNDQKYDITPATGYHVADVQVDGSSIGPVTSHTFNNITANHSISATFAINTYTITTSPGSNGTITPVSPTVDYNSSPTFTITPALGYHVKTLTVDGAPLNINVNPESSAAMTHTFSNVAEEHRIDATFAINEYPITVKQGIGTIKVVKQGTETLSPPVVYVPYGESQTFNIYHTNRYKAVGVKINETKYDGDYTSYTFSNVTARQSLEAVFSKLPCSNPPARIEGTESYFTTLQAAYNAAASGATIQTQAEVFPENFTAARDITVTIKGGYTCEYAPGSFADYTILLGAERVTLGTVNLDSFRVCDAATCNIQ; encoded by the coding sequence ATGTTGAATAAGTTCATACTCAAGGCTCTCACCGCAGTTCTTACCCTGTGCGCAGTGAGCCTTATCTTTTCCGCCATCTCCTTTGCCGGAACCACCACCTACGTTTACGACGAAATGGACCGGTTGAGCGAAGTGCGCCTCGGCAACGGCAATGCGATTGCCTATGAATACGACAAAACCGGCAATCTGCGAGCGAAAAAGCCGACCGGGCCGAATGTTGTTACCATAACATCATCGGCATCCGCAGGCGGCAATATCTATCCACTCGGCCCGGTGCCAATGTTCATCGGGAGCCGCACCGAATTTACCATCGTCCCGGCAGCAGGGAACCGCATAGGTGATATTCTCGTGGACAACATTCGGATAGATGACAACATCATCATCGATAACACGGTTTATGGGGTAACCCTTTATCCTTTCGTCAGCGTTACCGGCAACCGCGAAATACACGTTAATTTCGTGCCGAATGCACCGTTTACCATAACAGCCACGTCCGGTGCCAATGGTACGATTACCCCCGGAACAAAGACCTTATACTACGGCAATGACCAGAAATATGACATTACCCCGGCAACCGGATACCATGTTGCCGACGTCCAGGTCGATGGCAGCTCCATCGGTCCGGTTACCAGTCATACCTTTAATAACATCACCGCGAATCACAGCATCTCGGCGACATTTGCCATAAACACCTACACCATCACCACCTCCCCTGGGAGCAACGGCACCATCACTCCGGTTTCACCGACCGTTGATTATAACAGTAGCCCGACGTTCACGATAACCCCTGCACTTGGCTACCATGTGAAGACATTAACGGTTGACGGGGCTCCCCTGAATATAAATGTAAATCCGGAATCAAGCGCCGCGATGACCCATACCTTTTCGAATGTGGCCGAAGAACACCGCATTGATGCGACCTTTGCGATAAATGAGTATCCGATCACCGTGAAGCAGGGGATTGGCACTATCAAGGTTGTGAAGCAGGGCACTGAAACTCTCTCTCCACCTGTTGTGTATGTCCCCTACGGTGAAAGCCAGACGTTCAACATTTATCACACGAACAGGTACAAGGCCGTCGGCGTCAAGATTAATGAAACAAAATATGACGGAGATTATACAAGCTACACCTTTAGCAATGTTACTGCTCGTCAAAGCTTGGAAGCCGTCTTCTCAAAGCTGCCGTGCTCGAATCCACCGGCCAGAATAGAAGGCACGGAATCATACTTCACCACCCTGCAGGCTGCCTATAACGCTGCGGCAAGCGGCGCGACGATCCAGACCCAGGCGGAGGTGTTTCCAGAAAACTTCACCGCTGCTAGAGATATCACCGTGACCATCAAAGGAGGGTATACCTGCGAATATGCGCCCGGTTCCTTTGCCGATTATACGATACTGCTAGGGGCAGAGAGGGTTACCCTCGGCACCGTCAACTTGGATAGTTTCAGAGTTTGCGACGCAGCAACCTGCAATATACAATGA
- a CDS encoding ParB/RepB/Spo0J family partition protein, translated as MVKKTGLGKGMAALLPVAETERGTYFSCPIEEIKPHRGQPRKTFSPEKLDELAASIREKGIIQPLVVRRKSDHYELIAGERRWRAAQKAGLREVPVVIQDVSDDAALEMALIENIQREDLNAVEEAEAYHALQEQFSLSQEELAKRVGKDRSTVANAIRLLRLPLEIKRDVIEERLSMGHARCLLSLENHDQMKQCRDEIVKGGLTVRAAENLVKRIKSGPRPSPGKQLDLYISDLTDRLTRQLKSKVVIRPSGKGGKIEIKYGSQDELNRIIETFRA; from the coding sequence ATGGTTAAGAAAACCGGTCTCGGGAAAGGGATGGCAGCATTGCTGCCGGTTGCGGAAACTGAGCGCGGCACCTACTTTTCCTGCCCGATAGAAGAGATAAAGCCGCATCGGGGCCAACCTCGCAAGACTTTTTCTCCTGAGAAACTCGATGAGCTGGCGGCATCCATCAGGGAAAAGGGGATCATCCAGCCGCTGGTTGTGCGCAGGAAGTCAGATCATTACGAGCTGATCGCCGGTGAGAGACGGTGGCGGGCTGCCCAGAAGGCAGGGCTACGCGAAGTTCCGGTGGTGATTCAGGATGTTTCCGACGATGCTGCCTTGGAGATGGCGCTGATCGAGAATATCCAGCGCGAGGATCTTAACGCCGTTGAAGAGGCGGAGGCCTATCACGCATTGCAGGAGCAGTTTTCTCTTTCTCAGGAAGAGCTTGCCAAAAGGGTCGGCAAGGACCGCTCGACAGTGGCCAATGCCATCAGGCTTCTCAGGCTGCCGCTCGAAATCAAGCGGGATGTCATTGAAGAGCGCCTCTCCATGGGGCATGCCCGATGTCTGCTGTCCCTGGAAAACCATGATCAGATGAAGCAGTGCCGGGACGAAATAGTTAAAGGCGGACTCACGGTTCGCGCCGCAGAGAATCTGGTCAAACGGATAAAGTCCGGTCCCCGGCCTTCACCCGGCAAACAGCTGGACCTCTATATCTCAGACCTTACCGATCGCCTGACCCGGCAGTTGAAATCCAAGGTTGTGATCAGGCCAAGCGGTAAGGGTGGAAAAATAGAAATCAAGTACGGCAGCCAGGATGAGTTGAACCGGATTATCGAGACATTTCGGGCCTGA
- a CDS encoding F0F1 ATP synthase subunit B family protein encodes MQHSVKNNGNRSLVIAVLTCLTVMALAALCFASGGEGGGAHHPDTGAQLKDFAWRVLDFSLLAAILWWAIKKANVKGALADRRAGIEKALSEAVTAKQAAEAKMAEYADKLAQANKEIEEIQAAMKRDGEAEKVRIIEEAKVAAAKIRAQAAAAAEQEVLKARMELREEAGKLAVQLAEQALKEKIEKNDQDRLVGEYLAKVVNLK; translated from the coding sequence ATGCAACACTCTGTGAAAAACAACGGGAACCGTTCCCTCGTTATAGCTGTCCTGACCTGCCTGACAGTGATGGCCTTGGCTGCGCTCTGTTTCGCCTCTGGTGGCGAGGGTGGCGGGGCACATCATCCTGATACCGGTGCTCAGCTTAAGGATTTTGCCTGGAGGGTGCTGGATTTTTCTCTGCTTGCTGCCATTCTCTGGTGGGCCATTAAGAAGGCCAATGTAAAAGGTGCACTTGCTGACCGGCGCGCTGGGATCGAAAAAGCGCTCTCCGAGGCAGTAACTGCCAAACAGGCTGCCGAGGCTAAGATGGCTGAGTATGCCGACAAGCTTGCCCAGGCCAATAAGGAAATTGAAGAGATTCAGGCAGCAATGAAGCGTGATGGCGAGGCTGAGAAGGTGCGCATCATTGAAGAGGCCAAGGTTGCTGCTGCGAAAATTCGCGCCCAGGCGGCAGCTGCAGCCGAGCAGGAAGTTCTTAAGGCCCGCATGGAACTGCGCGAAGAAGCCGGAAAGCTCGCAGTACAACTTGCTGAGCAGGCTCTCAAAGAAAAAATCGAGAAAAACGACCAGGACCGTCTGGTTGGTGAATATCTTGCCAAGGTGGTAAATCTAAAGTGA
- a CDS encoding LysM peptidoglycan-binding domain-containing protein produces the protein MPTLFLCVTSCLIASEHSLAFAGGPGPQFEIDLKELDKFKGTPKQTPAKHRKESPRKPAGKSGENSHQASSAATYTVKSGDNLFKILMRDFGLSNREAELRIPELVRINNLSSSTNLTVGSKLVIPAERQAREHHHRHHSEKKQAPQQAPPATEAAPAETVQPLIVPAPPGPVVAPQPLLSVKSIAEASPYQALDQLLTALGVQWAKDRVIDGSISPQNPESFSIKVDYYLELAGKRYVLVACRKDPYEYTMLRLLEMAGYSVVRLDDQSGLPALANQLLSQLGFAFSSGQHRFTLPNGSGEPKLLDGFLVTLKTPNTKVFITGTPLDAVTIEKLEASTVEPTKADPAPATPEK, from the coding sequence GTGCCGACGCTGTTTCTCTGCGTCACCTCCTGCCTGATTGCCTCTGAACACTCCCTGGCATTTGCCGGAGGTCCCGGACCACAATTCGAGATCGACCTGAAGGAGCTCGACAAGTTTAAAGGCACTCCGAAGCAGACCCCTGCGAAACACAGGAAAGAATCGCCTCGCAAACCTGCCGGAAAGAGTGGAGAGAACTCTCACCAAGCGAGCAGTGCGGCCACATACACAGTTAAATCGGGCGACAACCTGTTCAAGATCCTGATGCGCGACTTCGGCCTCTCCAACCGGGAGGCAGAACTGCGCATCCCGGAACTGGTGCGGATCAACAATCTCTCCAGCAGCACTAATCTGACTGTCGGCAGCAAGCTGGTCATCCCGGCCGAGCGCCAGGCCAGAGAACATCACCACCGCCACCACTCTGAGAAAAAGCAGGCTCCTCAGCAGGCACCACCCGCAACCGAAGCAGCGCCGGCAGAGACCGTTCAACCGCTGATTGTACCGGCACCGCCGGGACCGGTTGTTGCGCCGCAACCACTATTATCAGTAAAATCCATTGCCGAAGCATCGCCCTACCAGGCCCTGGACCAGTTATTGACAGCCCTCGGCGTGCAATGGGCCAAGGACAGGGTGATTGACGGCAGCATCAGCCCGCAAAATCCTGAGAGTTTCAGCATCAAGGTTGATTATTACCTGGAGCTTGCAGGCAAGCGTTACGTATTGGTTGCCTGCAGGAAAGACCCTTACGAATATACCATGTTGCGGTTGCTGGAAATGGCTGGTTACAGTGTGGTAAGGCTCGACGACCAGTCTGGATTGCCAGCGCTGGCCAATCAGCTCTTGAGCCAACTCGGCTTCGCCTTCAGCTCGGGACAGCATCGCTTCACCCTACCGAACGGCTCCGGCGAGCCGAAACTGCTGGACGGCTTCCTGGTAACCCTGAAAACACCCAATACAAAGGTCTTTATTACCGGCACCCCACTTGATGCCGTCACCATTGAAAAGCTTGAGGCATCAACGGTAGAACCCACCAAAGCTGACCCGGCACCGGCAACTCCAGAAAAATAA